A DNA window from Flavobacterium sp. CECT 9288 contains the following coding sequences:
- a CDS encoding transposase — MFWWSIPPMSRLEIRSGIKKTDALDSKNLSNQLKAGVLRSVYIPTEAHEQFTTLARHRTQITKKLRQSKSQIKSMLLFHGIEIPPAYDNSNWNKDFIVWLENREFSSPCGKLALQGKIRMYQLSG, encoded by the coding sequence ATGTTTTGGTGGTCAATCCCTCCGATGTCAAGACTGGAGATAAGGAGCGGTATCAAAAAAACTGACGCTTTAGATTCCAAAAACCTGTCCAATCAATTAAAAGCGGGTGTGCTCAGGAGCGTTTATATTCCTACCGAAGCACACGAACAGTTTACCACTTTGGCTCGTCACAGAACCCAAATCACCAAGAAACTCCGACAAAGCAAATCGCAAATCAAAAGTATGTTGCTCTTTCATGGGATTGAAATACCTCCAGCATATGATAATTCAAATTGGAACAAAGATTTCATAGTTTGGCTGGAAAATAGAGAATTCAGCTCCCCTTGTGGAAAATTGGCACTTCAGGGCAAAATACGGATGTATCAATTATCAGGTTAA